A single genomic interval of Bradyrhizobium sp. sBnM-33 harbors:
- a CDS encoding riboflavin synthase, translating into MFTGIVTDIGEIVALTPTAQGQLHRMRIACRYDQTTIADGASIACNGVCLTVVASGVEGGKTWFDVDAAAETLGMTTAKHWTKGTRLNLERALKIGDELGGHIVAGHADGVATIVRRDDLPDMARFELRTTRELARFIAAKGSVTLDGVSLTVNTVEDVTFSVLIIPHTLSVTTLGGWAAGSEVNIEVDLMARYAARLSEMK; encoded by the coding sequence ATGTTCACCGGAATTGTCACCGACATCGGCGAAATTGTCGCCTTGACGCCAACGGCGCAGGGGCAGTTGCACCGCATGCGAATCGCCTGCCGCTACGATCAGACGACCATTGCCGACGGCGCCTCGATTGCCTGCAACGGCGTCTGCCTGACGGTGGTGGCTTCCGGCGTCGAAGGCGGCAAGACCTGGTTCGACGTCGATGCCGCCGCCGAGACGCTCGGCATGACCACGGCAAAGCATTGGACCAAAGGAACCAGACTCAATCTGGAGCGGGCGCTGAAGATCGGCGACGAACTCGGCGGTCATATCGTTGCCGGCCACGCCGACGGCGTCGCCACCATCGTCAGGCGCGACGATCTGCCCGATATGGCCCGGTTTGAACTGCGCACCACGCGCGAGCTGGCCCGCTTCATCGCCGCCAAAGGTTCGGTGACGCTGGATGGCGTGTCGCTGACGGTGAATACGGTCGAGGATGTCACATTTTCGGTGCTGATTATCCCGCACACGCTCAGCGTCACCACGCTTGGTGGCTGGGCAGCAGGCAGCGAGGTCAACATCGAGGTCGATCTGATGGCGCGCTATGCGGCGCGGCTGTCGGAAATGAAGTGA
- the ribH gene encoding 6,7-dimethyl-8-ribityllumazine synthase: MADARRAPLKDQTDITGARALIVEARFYDDIQDALLEGAVAELKAAGVTHDVITVPGALEIPAAIAIALDAADRNGKPYDAAIALGCVVRGDTIHFEIVSIESSRALMDLAVARKVPLGNGIITVNTEAQAWARARASELNKGGDAARAALAMLRIKRRLAKA; this comes from the coding sequence ATGGCAGACGCACGGCGCGCACCGCTGAAGGACCAGACCGACATCACAGGCGCGCGCGCACTGATCGTCGAGGCGCGGTTTTATGATGACATCCAGGACGCGCTGCTGGAAGGTGCCGTCGCCGAGTTGAAAGCCGCCGGCGTGACGCATGACGTCATCACTGTGCCCGGCGCCTTGGAGATTCCGGCCGCGATCGCGATCGCGCTCGATGCCGCCGACCGCAACGGCAAGCCCTATGACGCGGCGATTGCGCTCGGCTGTGTGGTGCGCGGCGACACCATCCATTTCGAGATCGTCTCGATCGAATCCTCCCGCGCCCTGATGGACCTTGCGGTCGCGCGAAAGGTTCCGCTCGGCAACGGCATCATTACCGTCAATACCGAGGCGCAGGCCTGGGCGAGGGCGCGCGCCAGCGAGTTGAACAAGGGCGGCGACGCCGCGCGCGCGGCGCTGGCGATGCTGCGGATCAAACGCCGGCTGGCAAAGGCTTAA
- the glyA gene encoding serine hydroxymethyltransferase, which yields MTSSPSSAKTASAPDSFFTATLAEADPEIAAAIKGELGRQRHEIELIASENIVSRAVLEAQGSVMTNKYAEGYPGARYYGGCEWVDVAETLAIERAKKLFGAGFANVQANSGSQMNQAVFLALLQPGDTFMGLDLAAGGHLTHGSPVNMSGKWFKAAHYTVRREDQLIDMDEVAKQAEQVKPKLIIAGGSAYSRAWDFKRFREIADSVGAYLLVDMAHFAGLVAGGVHASPVPHAHVTTTTTHKSLRGPRGGLILCNDEALAKKLNSAIFPGLQGGPLMHVIAAKAVAFGEALRPDFKVYAKNVVENAKALAETLRGHGLDIVSGGTDNHLMLVDLRPKGLKGNVSEKALVRAAITCNKNGIPFDPEKPFVTSGLRLGTPAATTRGFGVAEFKQVGGMIAEVLNALAQSADGKAPLVEAAIKERVKALTDRFPIYQ from the coding sequence ATGACCTCATCGCCCTCCAGCGCCAAGACCGCCTCCGCGCCCGACTCGTTCTTCACGGCCACGCTCGCCGAGGCCGACCCGGAAATCGCTGCCGCGATCAAGGGCGAACTCGGCCGTCAGCGGCATGAGATCGAGCTGATCGCCTCGGAAAACATCGTCAGCCGGGCCGTGCTGGAAGCGCAGGGTTCGGTGATGACCAACAAGTACGCGGAAGGTTATCCAGGCGCGCGTTACTATGGCGGTTGCGAATGGGTCGACGTCGCCGAGACGCTGGCGATCGAGCGCGCCAAAAAGCTGTTCGGCGCTGGCTTCGCTAACGTCCAGGCCAATTCCGGCAGCCAGATGAACCAGGCGGTGTTCCTGGCGCTGCTGCAGCCCGGCGACACCTTTATGGGCCTCGACCTCGCTGCCGGTGGCCATCTCACCCATGGCTCGCCCGTCAACATGTCCGGCAAGTGGTTCAAGGCCGCGCACTATACGGTGCGGCGCGAGGACCAACTCATCGACATGGACGAGGTGGCGAAGCAGGCCGAGCAGGTGAAGCCGAAGCTGATCATCGCTGGCGGATCGGCCTATTCGCGCGCCTGGGACTTCAAGCGCTTCCGCGAGATTGCCGACAGCGTCGGCGCCTATCTGCTGGTCGACATGGCGCATTTCGCCGGCCTCGTTGCCGGCGGCGTCCATGCCTCGCCGGTGCCGCACGCCCACGTCACCACCACGACGACGCACAAATCGCTGCGCGGCCCGCGCGGCGGCCTGATCCTCTGCAACGACGAGGCGCTCGCCAAGAAGCTGAATTCGGCGATCTTCCCGGGCCTGCAGGGCGGCCCGCTGATGCATGTCATCGCCGCCAAGGCGGTGGCGTTTGGTGAGGCGCTGCGTCCGGACTTCAAGGTTTACGCGAAGAACGTGGTCGAGAATGCCAAGGCGCTGGCGGAAACGCTGCGCGGCCATGGCCTCGACATCGTCTCCGGCGGCACCGACAACCATCTGATGCTGGTCGACCTCCGGCCCAAAGGCCTGAAGGGCAACGTGTCCGAGAAGGCGCTGGTGCGCGCCGCGATCACCTGCAACAAAAATGGTATCCCGTTCGATCCCGAAAAGCCGTTCGTCACCTCGGGCCTGCGTCTCGGCACGCCGGCGGCGACCACGCGCGGCTTCGGCGTGGCCGAATTCAAGCAGGTTGGCGGCATGATCGCCGAAGTGCTCAACGCGCTGGCGCAATCGGCTGACGGCAAGGCGCCGCTGGTCGAAGCCGCGATCAAGGAACGCGTGAAGGCACTCACCGACCGCTTCCCGATCTATCAGTAA
- the nrdR gene encoding transcriptional regulator NrdR — protein sequence MRCPSCNSLDTQVKDSRPTEDSAVIRRRRVCIACNFRFTTFERVQLRELTVIKRNGRRVPFDRDKLVRSLQISLRKRPVDPERVEKMVSAIVRELESGGEAEVSSEAIGEIVMEHLRQLDDVAYVRFASVYRNFREAKDFEAVLGELSGEDEARIATLRK from the coding sequence ATGCGTTGTCCCAGCTGCAACAGTCTCGATACGCAGGTGAAGGATTCGCGTCCGACTGAGGATTCGGCTGTGATCCGGCGGCGGCGGGTGTGCATCGCCTGCAACTTCCGTTTCACCACCTTCGAGCGGGTGCAGTTGCGCGAACTGACCGTGATCAAGCGCAACGGCCGCCGCGTGCCGTTCGACCGCGACAAGCTGGTGCGCTCGCTGCAAATCAGTCTGCGTAAACGCCCGGTCGATCCTGAAAGGGTCGAGAAGATGGTATCGGCGATCGTGCGTGAGCTCGAAAGCGGCGGCGAGGCGGAAGTGTCCTCGGAGGCAATCGGCGAGATCGTGATGGAGCATCTGCGCCAGCTCGACGATGTCGCCTATGTGCGCTTCGCCTCCGTCTACCGCAACTTCCGCGAGGCCAAGGATTTTGAGGCCGTGCTCGGCGAGCTCTCAGGCGAGGACGAAGCGCGGATCGCCACGTTGCGCAAATGA
- the ribD gene encoding bifunctional diaminohydroxyphosphoribosylaminopyrimidine deaminase/5-amino-6-(5-phosphoribosylamino)uracil reductase RibD, with protein MIFRILEDQYGQKIRESKAADQRFMQLALSLGRRGLGRTWPNPAVGAVVVKDGVIVGRGWTQPGGRPHAEPEALKRAGEAARGATLYVTLEPCSHFGKSPPCVDAVIASGIARVVSAIEDPNPEVAGQGHAKLRAAGIAVDVGLGAQEAARDHAGHFRRIRDKRPHVILKLAVSADDKIAAAGHKPVAITGEGAKTRVHLLRAQCDAILVGIGTVLADDPHLTCRLPGMEARSPVRVVLDRALRLPGTSKLVQSARQTPLWVMTSDFAEAPAAVKLGAAGAQVMRVAATAQPPWLDLSAVLHALSDKGITRLMVEGGSRVASSFVASGLVDEIWLLRGPDKVGADGIPALDALPLSTLTGSSAFKTRASEPLGKDILTVYEPA; from the coding sequence ATGATCTTCCGCATTCTGGAAGACCAGTACGGGCAGAAGATTAGGGAGTCCAAAGCGGCGGACCAGCGCTTCATGCAGCTTGCGCTGTCGCTCGGCCGGCGCGGACTGGGGCGGACCTGGCCAAATCCGGCCGTCGGCGCGGTCGTGGTGAAGGACGGCGTCATCGTCGGCAGAGGCTGGACTCAACCGGGCGGGCGGCCTCATGCCGAGCCGGAGGCGCTAAAGCGTGCCGGCGAGGCGGCGCGGGGCGCGACGCTCTACGTCACGCTGGAGCCCTGTTCGCATTTCGGCAAATCGCCGCCTTGCGTCGACGCCGTGATCGCATCGGGCATTGCGCGCGTGGTGTCAGCGATCGAGGATCCGAATCCGGAGGTGGCCGGGCAGGGGCATGCAAAACTCCGCGCGGCCGGGATCGCGGTCGATGTCGGGCTCGGCGCTCAGGAAGCCGCGCGCGATCACGCCGGCCATTTTCGCCGCATCCGCGACAAGCGCCCGCATGTGATCCTGAAACTCGCGGTTTCCGCAGACGACAAGATCGCTGCTGCCGGCCACAAGCCCGTTGCGATTACGGGCGAGGGCGCGAAGACGCGGGTGCATCTGCTGCGTGCGCAATGCGACGCCATCCTGGTCGGGATCGGCACCGTGCTGGCGGACGATCCGCATCTGACCTGCCGCCTGCCGGGCATGGAAGCGCGGTCGCCGGTGCGGGTGGTGCTGGATCGTGCGCTGCGGCTACCCGGCACCAGCAAGCTCGTTCAGTCCGCGCGGCAGACGCCGCTCTGGGTGATGACCTCGGATTTTGCCGAGGCGCCGGCGGCCGTGAAACTCGGCGCGGCCGGCGCGCAGGTGATGCGCGTTGCCGCTACCGCGCAGCCGCCGTGGCTGGATCTATCAGCGGTGCTGCACGCGCTGTCCGACAAGGGCATCACAAGGCTGATGGTGGAGGGCGGATCGCGTGTAGCGTCATCCTTCGTCGCGAGCGGCCTGGTTGATGAAATCTGGCTGCTGCGCGGCCCTGATAAGGTAGGCGCTGACGGCATTCCTGCGCTGGACGCATTGCCGCTGTCGACTCTCACCGGGTCGTCCGCGTTCAAGACACGTGCTAGCGAACCACTCGGTAAAGATATCCTGACTGTTTACGAGCCCGCCTAA
- the thiL gene encoding thiamine-phosphate kinase, with translation MASGKPVSGEDWLIARYFRPLATDPGAFRLDDDAAALKPSGDDIVVTTDTIVEGVHFLPDDPPDAVARKALRVNLSDLAAKGATPAGFVLTLALRSADEAWLKPFAAALSEDIRQFACPLLGGDTVSTPGPLMVSVTAFGRVPSGKMVHRSGAKPGERVMVTGTIGDAALGLAILRGGKLHAAADTAAREMLVGRYRVPQPRVAMAEIVREYASASMDISDGLAGDLAKLCGVSGVSAVVDLEQVPLSGAARGLVSRGIVGLETLITGGDDYEILCTIPEEHVEAFEASAQRAKVALSSIGTIIAGSSVPKFVDRDGKEIVLERLSYSHF, from the coding sequence GTGGCTAGCGGCAAACCAGTGTCCGGCGAGGACTGGCTGATCGCGCGCTATTTCCGGCCGCTTGCAACCGACCCCGGCGCCTTCCGTCTCGACGACGACGCTGCGGCGCTGAAGCCGTCCGGCGATGACATCGTGGTGACGACGGATACCATTGTCGAGGGCGTGCATTTCCTGCCCGATGATCCTCCCGATGCGGTCGCACGTAAGGCACTGCGGGTGAACCTCAGCGATCTCGCCGCGAAGGGCGCGACGCCGGCCGGATTCGTGTTGACGTTGGCGTTGCGTAGTGCGGATGAGGCCTGGCTAAAACCGTTCGCCGCGGCGCTGAGCGAGGACATCAGGCAGTTCGCATGTCCGCTGCTCGGCGGCGATACCGTATCGACGCCCGGACCGTTGATGGTCTCGGTGACCGCATTCGGCCGCGTGCCGTCGGGCAAAATGGTCCATCGCAGTGGCGCCAAACCCGGCGAGCGCGTGATGGTGACGGGCACGATCGGCGATGCCGCGCTGGGGCTGGCCATCCTCCGCGGCGGGAAATTGCATGCGGCCGCCGATACAGCCGCGCGGGAGATGCTGGTCGGGCGTTATCGCGTGCCGCAGCCGCGGGTGGCGATGGCCGAGATCGTCCGCGAATACGCCAGTGCTTCAATGGATATATCGGATGGCTTGGCGGGCGATCTGGCAAAGCTCTGCGGCGTGTCGGGCGTATCCGCTGTGGTCGATCTCGAGCAGGTGCCGTTGTCCGGCGCAGCGCGGGGATTGGTGTCGCGTGGCATTGTCGGACTGGAGACATTGATCACCGGTGGCGACGACTACGAAATCCTCTGCACGATTCCGGAAGAGCATGTTGAAGCCTTCGAAGCTTCCGCGCAGCGCGCAAAAGTTGCGCTTAGTTCCATCGGAACGATCATCGCAGGGAGTTCAGTTCCGAAGTTCGTCGACAGAGAC
- the nusB gene encoding transcription antitermination factor NusB yields MAEKKSAKVPDKKANRRGAARLAAVQALYQMDIAGAGINDIFAEFESHWFGNEVEGEKYLPAEAAFFRDVVSGVVRDQARLDPLIDNALQKGWPLKRIDAILRAVLRAGSYELEHRKDVPGRVVVSEYVDVAHAFVEKDETGMVNAVLDQIARQFRADEFTRG; encoded by the coding sequence ATGGCAGAGAAGAAGTCCGCCAAAGTTCCCGACAAGAAAGCCAACCGCCGTGGCGCGGCGCGGCTCGCCGCCGTGCAGGCGCTGTATCAGATGGACATCGCGGGGGCGGGCATCAACGACATCTTCGCCGAGTTCGAAAGCCACTGGTTCGGCAACGAGGTCGAGGGCGAGAAATACCTGCCGGCGGAAGCTGCGTTCTTCCGCGACGTGGTGTCGGGCGTAGTCCGCGACCAGGCGAGGCTCGATCCTCTGATCGACAACGCGTTGCAGAAGGGCTGGCCGTTGAAGCGGATCGACGCGATCTTGCGCGCGGTGCTGCGCGCCGGCTCCTACGAGCTCGAGCATCGCAAGGACGTGCCGGGCCGGGTGGTCGTATCCGAATATGTCGACGTCGCGCACGCCTTCGTTGAAAAGGACGAGACCGGGATGGTGAACGCCGTGCTCGACCAGATCGCGCGCCAGTTCCGCGCCGACGAGTTCACGCGTGGCTAG